GTCTCCCCATGTTCATGCTTTCCTTTTTTGAACTACCTAGAGGGGTTCTAAAGAAGTTGGACTATTTTAGGTCATGATTTTTTTGGCAGAACGACGAACATAAGAAAAAATATAGATTGATTAAGTGGGAGGTAGTTTGTACACCGAAAGATCAAGGGGGATTGGAAGTCCTAAACTTAGACGTACATAACATGTGTTTTCTAAGCAAATGGCTTTTTAGATTGCTGAATGGAGATGGGATCTAGCAGCAATTGCTTAGGAACAAGTATTTAAGAAACAAAACTTTGACACAGGTTCTGGGGACTCCTAGTTTTGAGCTGGCCTTATGAAGGTTAAGGAGGAGTTCCTATCGTTGGACAAGTTTGATCTAGGCAACAGGTCTCAAGTGCGATTTTGGAAGGACTCGTGGATAAGACCGCGTCCTTTAAAATCTCTCTTTCCCGCATTATATAATATTGTTAGGAAGAAAAGTGCATCTGTAAGAATGATGTTGTCTGCAACACCGTCAAATGTGGCTTTCAGAAGATCTCTAGTAGGTGTTAATTTACAAGCATGGCACGAGGTGGTCGCCATGGTTGCAGATGTATAGTTAACAAACCAGAGGGATCGTTTCGTGTGGGGGCTACATCATAATGGATTGTTTTCAGTCAAATCCATGTAGAGAGCCGTTTTAGGAGTTGAAGCTATACCTTATAACACTTTAATAGGGAAACTGAAACTATCTCTCAAAATCAAAGTATTTTTGTGGTATTTATATAAGGGAGTAATCTTAACAAAGGACAATTTAGCAAGGCAACAGTGGTAAGGAGATAGAAAGTGTTATTTCTGCTCTTCTGATGAGTCTATACAATATCTATTCTTTGACTGTTATTTTGCTAAATTCGTGTGGCGAATTGTTCATGTTTCTTTTAATTTAATACCTCCAACTAGCGTTCACAATTTGTTTACAAGCTGGTTAGACGGGATTAATAGGAAACTGAAATCTAAGATTCTTGTGGGTGCAAGTGCAATTTGTTGGGCAGCATAAATCACAATTTGTTGAGAATTCGTACTGTTTTTTTTGTGTACGTGCAGTGTTCCACATAAATCAACTTCCACCTTTCCAGCATACATTTTCCCCCTGTTATTTCACAAAAAAGTAAAAATGCCCATGATCCTTTATTTATACAATGACATACTTCGTTGAGACAAATATATTTTTTTAGGAAAAGAAAATATTTTTGGCCTTTACACCTACACAACCAATTCTTGCCTCAGCTCGGACAGTGAGCTCTCCCGGTGTGGAAGCCACCGGTCCTGGGTTCGAGCCCAGCTCGGCTCAGTGATTTTTCACCGTGGGATTTATatctaaaaaaaataattttGTAGATTCTGGACACTCGTGTGACACTACAATTCAGTGATTTCTAAAAGGACACTTGAGGTATATAGGTTGTAGTTTCTAGGGATATGCGTGTGTGGTGGTATGAGTGTGTTGTGTTGAGTACAGATACTATAACTTATACATTATGAGTCTagactaaaaaaacaaaaaaaacatacTTTAAAAGAAAAATTATAAATAAAGTCTGTTATTGCTGGATACCTGGGTTCATAGCTACCTAGCTGTATTCGGTCATCGGTGACTTGCTATGCAATTCCATGTATCCCAACGTTGCACGACAAAGAAACCATCAAAACCACTTATCCATCCCATGAAGGTGTTAGTGTGACAGATTCTTATAATATATATGTGGTTcggttcgtttggcttataagccgtacttttttaaccaacgaatattatttttctctcacaacgaatcaaccaacggtactttcagcaaTGGTTTATCAGCCGAGTGAACAGGACaataaggcctcgtttagattgcaaaattTTGTAATCTGGAcgctgtagcacgtttcgtttgtatttgacaaactttgtccgatcatggactaactaggctcaaaagattcgtctcgtaatttacaaccaaactgtgtaattagttattttttttacctacatttaatactctatgcatgcgtctaaaaattgatgtgatgaagaaagagtgaaaaaacttggaactttgaagtaatctaaacaaggcctaaacaaaaaaaaaaatagagtaATGAACAAGGCAGCCTTAGAGTCATGCACGCAAACACATAATGGTTCATTACCAATTATCAAACAAAACATGCAATTTATCTGATAAAGTAACACATAACCCTCCAAACTAAAACTTTTTTGAGTAGGTAAATGCTTAAATGACGGACTAAGCATGATTAAAATCTAATAAGACGGTGGCAGATTAAAAAATGGACAAAATATATAGAAAGCAAACAAGTAATGTACTAGAACCACAAATAATTATCTGTGGCTTACCCCCTAATTTAGGTGTACCATTAACAAATGACAGCACCTGACCATAATTATTTAGGGAATTTAAGAAAAACACATGAATCAATTTGCTAACCCATTTTCTTACTAGACCGGTTAAAATGGTCCATCAACACCCAGAACAACCCCAACAAAAAAAATCACAACCAGATTTGTCGCACAGTTTCAAATCCCACTACTTTCTCCCATAAAACCTCCTCTCCCCTCGTTATCCTCCCACTCTGCCTCCCCTTCTCCTCACCTGccctccccgccgccgcgccgcggaCCCCTCCCATGGCAAAGCTCCCGCGTCTACCCTGCCCGCCGATTCCCGCACTCGCGCTCGTGTGCGTCCTTCTTCTGCACGCCGCGCCGCGGCCCGCACTGTCCTCCCGCGCCGCGCCGAGTGACGGTGTCTCCTTCGCCGGCGCAGGCAACTCGATACATCAACTCCTCAAAGATCACGGCCTTCCCGGAGGACTGCTCCCGCGCGGCGTGGAGTCGTACACCCTGGACGAATCGACCGGCCTGCTGGAGGCGCGGCTGTCGGCGCCGTGCTACGCCACGTACGATAACGGCGACCTGGCCTACTTCGACAACGTGGTCCGCGGCAACCTCAGCAAGGGCGCGCTCCGCGGCGTGGAGGGCCTCTCCCAGGAGGAGCTCTTCGTCTGGCTCCCCGTCAAGGGCATCCTCGTCCAGGACCAGGAACCCGGGGTCATCCTGTTCGACATCGGGTTGGCCCACAAGAGCCTCTCGAGGTCGCTCTTCGAGGACCCGCCGGACTGCAAGCCGTCGGCCGCCGCCGGGAtgagcgccgccgctgccgccaggTGGAAGGACAGGCGAGGTGAGATTCTGACACGCCACTGTTTCAGATTTGTTCGGGGGACATGGTTCCCTTCTCGATTTGTTAGGATCCTGTTTTCTCGCTTGGCCGGTAGGTAGATGGCCTGTTTCTTCGCCGTGCTTGTTCGGACGTCTAGTCCATGGAATTCTGTATCTATCCTAAGATTCCGTCCACTCGTTCGAAGGTTTTAGTCGAATTCATTGAACTTAACCTCTGATTTTCGATGTCCGGTTCGCCGATTGGATTTCAAATCGGTTGTAAATCTCAGCCCAGTCGATGAGATGCAGCTGCGTTGGATTCCGATAATTGATTTAttagaattaaaaaaaatccgaTCTCGTTCGCGTTCCTTGGATCAGTGGACGTGCCAGTTACAAGTTGACAAGGCGTTTCGGTTCTTTAGTGGTTCAGTCAGGGAGGGGGAGCTGGAAGGATTGAAATTTGATGGCGTGTTGGAGTTGGAAGCTTGTGGAGGAGTGGGGGATCCATTAAAGACTTCAGTTACAGCTGAATGTTTGGGCATTAACTCTGCAGGAAACTCGCAGTCTGTTCGGATGGCTGCTTCGTATGGTTGCTGGATCGTTTATGCGAGAGAAAAGTTGATTCATTAGAACAGTATCtatgtgagggggctggccagcccagccagtcagccagccccagccgatcACGCTGTTCATTTGTCTGTGAAATCAGTCATGGCTTTGGCAGTGGAATTCTGATCCCTTCAGGTTCATTTTTCTTTAACTCTTAGCACCCGAAAATTCCTTCTTTCTAGGTTGCAAGTTTATGGGGATTTACTGAATCGCTGTTATTGGGCTCAGGGCACTTGGTCAGATTACAGTGAATCACGATGAGGTTTGGGGATAATCACGATGAGGATGGGGCAACCTCCCATGGGTGCCAAGAGGAGTGTATTAAGCATTAGATGCTTGCACTCCTGGCCTTCTCTGCTTTTGAAGCAAAGATTTTTGCCTGATGCAGGCTTTTGCCTATCTATCAGTCTTCGTTGGCAATCCAATTTTTTTTTCTCCTAAACCCTTCTTTTCTTGTTTGTTACAGCCAGGGAGGTTGCTTTTGGATGCGCCCCTCCTTTGCAGATTGTTATCTTTCTATGTTAGAATGTGTGTCTCGGTTCATCACCTGTCCCCTTCTGTAGCATCTTTCTCTGCTGCTGGCACCTCCATTGGTAAATGGATGGAAAGCTGGTGTGGCAAACACGAACCCTTGCAAGAACATACATCTCCATTGCTCGGAAAAGGTGGAACAGAAGATGGTGCCACGTGAGCTCACTTTGTTTCCCCTAATGGTTGAACTTCACATGATCGGTGTGAACCCTAAGCAGCATAACACTCCTTTTAGAGATTCCTACCACAGTTTCTCCTCCGTGCAATGTTTTTTTATATCATCAATTACAGCTGTTGCCTGAAGAGGGGTCTAACAAAGGTGTTTATTGGCAGGTGTTACTGGTCTGAGGTTGAGGCGAGAGGTGGCAGAAGACAGTGAAGAGCATCAGGAGCAGAGGTGAGGAGGCCTCTGAGACAACATCCGAGACGATGCCGAGCCAGTTTTCGGCTTTGTAAAATCCTGTGGTGAGTAAGAGAGTGCAACTTCCTGCAGAGGTTGGAATGTATCTACTAAGATGTGGGTACCTTTTTGTAGTTCtttttttcgtttttttttttggcctAAGCTTCTCTCTTGTTCATGCACATGCACACCTGTGTGATATTAAGTTTGTCAGTCAGTCGGTCAATTGTTATAAGCAAGCACGCAGCaaaaaagaagaggaaaagaGTTGGCTGAGTAGCCAATtggggggcttgggggctccggGTCTGTGGTTTTGTTTGTCTTTGAGAGATTTCTCCTGAGGGAGAAAATTCCTTAGCTATTGGTGCATGTGCCAGCTCAGCAAGGAGTGAGCTGGGCACAGCACAGCCTCCATGTGGGTTTGTGTTGGCTGGTGGTTGGTTGAGTGctccttgtgcttcttccttGGATTGATgagtatatatatacaatcataCAATATAATATACTACTGCAATTATTCATTCTGCTAGGTTAGGTTAGGCCATAGAGCTATATATATACCATTATAAAGAATATAAAAATGTGTAGTTCCTTCTATGTCTTGTTTCTGTGGTGTGCAAGTCTTGAAAGGTATCTATGTGTACCCATATCTCTACCTGTCAATCTATCAAGTGGCTGTATTCCTTTCACTTGTGAGAAGGAAATTATTCAGTATGCTCGCTCGCTCAAGCCTCCATCCGGCCAACGGGAAACCAGCTACGTCGCGAATGGTATGGAGTAGGCATGATGAGGCAGgggtggatggatggatggaaagGGATgtgaattttgttttgttttccttGTCCCTATCACCCATGTTCTCCTTGCTTTAACCTAGTTGATTTCGATATCACGTTGCTTGATTGATTGTGCCGGTGTTAAATGGTTAGACGGTCTCCAACAGCCTATGCATAAGGCTATCCAAACTCAAAATGCATGATGTACAGTAAAAAAATCCCTCCAACAGAGTAGACAAAGCAACTACCTATTTTGCGTATGAGGAGAGAGGGAACCCAAAAGAGCGTCGTTCTCTCTTCATGACCCAAATCCATCTCCAACATGCCGCTCGTCGGGCCGAGGAAAAGATGGCGGGGGATGCCCGCGCCGCCGCTGTGCCAGTTGGCCGCCGCATCTCTAGTCGACCGTGGCTAGCCCGCACTCCCGCTGCAACAACTCCGGCACCACTCGCActatgggcggcggcggcggcgccgggacGGCCACGAGCCCAACCAccgaggcggcggtggcggcggccgccATGGTGTGGTGCTGGTGGAGGGGAGGAGCCACGACCACCGAGGAGTCGCGCCCACCACCGGGGGAGTAGGTGGAGCTGCCGGAGAAGAGCAGCGCGAGGGGCGGGGAGAGCGCGAGCGCGTGGGCCAGGGAGGGGAGCGCGCGCACGGCGAGCGAGAGGAGGAAGAGCGCGTGTGTGCAGCACGTCGGACGCGCGGGCGCAACAGCGTAGGGCCGGAGGAGGACGGCGAGGCGGAGGGGGAGGCCGCGGGTTTTCGACGGGGTGGGGAGGGGATTTGCGTTCTCCTTATTTCCCTTCGCTGTTGGAGAAGGGTAAGTTTTGGGTGGGGACGCTTTCACTGTACATGACCCAAAGGTGTCGTATTTAGGTTCTCATTGTTTGAGACAGTCAGAGTGAGGAAAAATATCTCCTCTGCGTCTATTGTTCATACAGGCGGTGTTAAATGGTTAGAGTGAGGAAAAATATCTCCTCTGCGTCTATTGTTTATACAGGCGCGGAGAAAATtaatgagaaagaaagggtggtTTGCATCACTTCTTTGACAAGGTAAGCACTTAGGAGGAACATATGGTTGTTGATTTTTCTTCTCTCCGGATCTCTTTAGGTGCCGATGCTGATTTTTTTCTATACTGTAGCCACATAATGTTGAACATAAGTTAGAATGTAAGCACTGGATGGAACTTTATGTTGGATATGCATGTATGTATGCCTATTAAAAGGAGGACGTCAGCGGTTTCTAAAGAATTCAGTGATAGAAATCTCACGTGGATAGAAATCTCGTGCGGATAATTTCTTGGTGGAAAAAAATAGTAACCTATTAAAGGAGGACGTCAGGCTAAGGCAAAAAAAGGTCTAAAGAATTCCGTGATAGAAATCTCATGCGGATATTTTCAGTTTCACCGGTGAAACTTTTTTTTGGTTGCAGCTCAATGTGTAGCTCTATTGATGAAGCTGAGTTGTTTTTACCTTCCTATTTGGGTAAACAACTTCATATGATTGATGGAAAAAAGACTAAAATTACTACAGTGCTCTtagtttttttctattttttcatcAACTCCTCACGGACCGCTGCCTTCCTCACGGGTCGCGTGCCGCTCATCCCGCATCCTAGAGGCCATGAGCCTCGCCGGCCTCGCCCCGGTGGCCGCATGGCCAGGCGGCTACGAGCCCCCCGCCGAGCCTGCGTGCTGAGCGGAGTCAAATCTGGCATTCACCTACTGTGCGCCACAGGTGTCAGGTGAAGCCagaataagttttttttttcaacttCATCCCACCTCATCCCTTTGTGagagcaacaaaaaaaaaaaaatcatgggtGAATGAAgctgttttgaaaaaaaacatgtttggcaaaaaaaaaaaagcctgTTGGTAGCtataccaaacagggcctaagaattCACTGACAAAAAAAACTTATGCGGATATAGTCTCAGCAGTATTTAGATGTGTATATATACTCCACATCTCCGCTTCCTAATCCCAGTCCAGTGATCATCTAGCACCTCTCTAGGTTTGCCGATTATGGCGCGGATAAGTTTACTCCATTTGCACCATTGCAGATGTTTTGTAGAAGCATAGCAAGTGGGGGAATGGTGCTAATCCTGCTCCTTTGCCTAATTGATACGGCGCGTAGGACTCTAATGGCACGCGCATAGGCGCACTAAATAATTCTGCCCGCCGCTGCCGGCGGACCACATCATGGCGATGGACCTCGGACCAAACCAGGGCGCCCGGATAACGTggcatgccatgccatgccatgcgAGTTCACTCACGGTTCGTCCATCACTGATTCCGTAAAACTTGCTAGTGCTAGTACTCCAAAAGCAAAGTGTACCCGGCGAAGCAAAAGCGCGGCGGGGGCGAGACGCATGATGGGCACCCAGGGGTGGGCCGGGGAAAGGATCCAAAAGCCTCGACATGGCAGGTCTGCACCGCACGGCACCACGACCACGTCGCAACCAAAAACTAATGCCTGTACGCCGGCAGCGGGCAGCCCCATCGGGCACTAGCTAACCAACTAACCCCTGGACCTGCACGGCACCAATTTTCTCGCGGGATATTCCCTGGCTCGAGATGCAGCAGCCAGAAGCGACAGAGGATGCACCTCTTCCCTTTTTCCTTCCTTCGCATGCTTTCACAATACTTGTCAAGTTTCGCTTTCAGTTCCGGTACCCGATATATACACAAAAGTATATTACATTAAGGCTATGACAAACGCTGGTTTGGAACTAAGGGTAAATACACAGATGTTCACATCCATCTTTACAGCCAGTGTGCACTAGGACTATCCGCGATACAGCAGTTGCAATCACACCAAGCCGGATATCTAGCTCTGGGCTCAGCACTTTGAACATGCCATGTTATTTCGTGAAGGTAAGACGAGGTCCAGCCTCTGTGCGATGCGAGTCTCAGAAGTCAGGGCCTTGCTGGAAGAACTCAAGGTCTGGGTGGGTGCTCCCGCCTGGAGGCCGCCTTGGACGCCTACATCAACAGTCAAACAAAAAGTATATTTAGCTATCACCAGGTTTAGAAGTCTGCTGCTGATTCCGCAATCAAATGGACATGCCGATAAGCATTGACAGTTTCAATTGGATATCACTTAATCTTCCAAGGTGATCAGGGAGAATATGTATTTATATAGGGTGTCAATAATCTAATGTACAACAGGATGCTGCACTAGGAAAAGCGTATTTCGAGAGCCGTTAAGTTAATTATTGACAGGTTGTAAAGCAGCACCGAGTTAGACAATAGGCCATCTTGATTCTTGAAAAAACTTATAAATGGGAAAGAATCCAAAGAAAATGCTAGCAATGATTAACTTACCTAACAAAGCTAGATGGCTCAAACCCTGGAACACCAGGTGGGCCAATTGGATCATAGCGACCACCTGGTGGAACACTCCTGTTTCAAACATTCATTTTTATTAAGAACTATAACAAAAATAGTACCTCACAAAGTGATCTTGAAATGACAAATTTAGTGAAACAAAAGCAGAACATACCCAGGGCCACCAAATGGGGCATTGAAGGGATTAGAAGGAAAGAAGCGTGGATCATTAGGACCTGTTGCGCCAAAATAATCATTAAGCCTTGGCTGTAGACATGCACAAACATAACAACAAAAACTGGACAGTGTTTAATAGATGTAATATTACCAACGTGCATGCTGCCACCGCTCCCAATACCACTGTAAACAGAACAGACAAATAAAGCTATCAATTCCTTCCAAGTTTTACACAAGCTTTTCATTCATGGTTGAAGACATACCTGTGAGGGTAGAAGCCTGCACCAGATCCAGGGTAGAGATCATCAGAACCAAGTGGTGCTATTGGAGGATAAATTAGGCTGCATCACAACATATAAAATAGAAACTGATTAGCCACAGCCCCACAAGAAAATACAATACTCCAACTGTGCAGATGATAACTATTGTAACTCAAACAAATATTTGCTAAGAATCCGGATAAAAAGAATCACAATAGTTTTATTGGATTTCGAGATTCTAAAAATCAATGAGTTAAAATCCCTCTAAAATCTAGACCGTTTGGATAAGATACTAGGATTTTTTCTATCTGGATTCTCAGAATCAATGGATTCAAACGGGGCCTAAGAAGGTACAGGGGATCAATCGCCCCAATTCACAACAGGAGCTGGAGGAAAATACTAAAGATGTATACATGCAAAAGAAAAGGGATGATGTTGTCTGGGGATCATACCCGGAAGGGTCAGCAGTTCTAGGACCTGGATCTTCAGAGCTGGAAAAACAAGTGTATTGTATTAGAAAAGTACAAGAGAATGAGACCAATTGCACAGTTAAATTTTATATTCAAGAAAACTTTAATAATATAGAAGACACAAATTTCTCCTGCATGTTCGAGAGAACAAAAATATTCAAATAATTCCAGCTTTTGTTGATGTTTTCCAGAACTCTTAACTATGAGAGCAAAAAAAATTAGAAGAATCTGCAGACTTGACCAATTACTAACCTTAATTTCCAACAATTGATGATTTAAGACATCGACACTAAGGTAGAAAAAATAGCAAGGTATAGTTGCTCCTATGTAACCTAGAAGATAGATGGTGGGAGAGTATTGTCCATAGTCACAAAAGTTCCCATACTGACATGGTCGAGGAAAGTGGTACGCTACTTGCGAGAGGTTTTTACACGGCGGGGTCGAAAATGACCTCGCGTACCCAGGTTGGGTCGATGTTCCTGGGTCAAGGGTCGATGCCTTCACCCCCGTTTCCGGTGACTACGGTATTGCCAAAAAAAAGGAACATAATGATACCTCTGGATTGATGAACTTCTCTCAGCATCAGAGTTCTTGGCAGCAGCGCTCTTAGCAGCCTCAGCAGCAGCAGTGTCTCCATCCAATTTGCACAACACATTTGAGTTCACAGTCTCAATGAAGCTTGCAAAATTCTTGTACATATCCCCATAGTTCTTTGGCTGCTCTTCGACAAAGAAATCTTTCACACTACATATAAGGAATCATGTTAAAACTTGAGGCTATAAAACTGGACAATTCAGATGAGTAAAGAAAACCTCAACAAAATAGGGGATAGGGGAGAGTCAATTAAACAAGTATGTCAATATATATATTTCTGTAAATTTCTGCTAAGTACGAAGTAGATTACCATTACACTACATTCATATTTCCTTATAAAAGATAGAGAATAAGTCAAAATTTCTTATTGCATCATATGCGGTCCTTTTAAAGTAATAGAAGAGCCTAGATTGTACCATCTACTACTAAATCAAGATCAAAACTGCAGAGATGATATTTTCAAAGTAGAACCACATGATACAATAATGTTTCCTAGTAGACATGGCGTGTAAGTACGATTGCACAAACCATGCTTCTGGTTGGTATGAGCACCAGAACATGACACTTGTCCACGACCACAACTATTCCTATCCTAGTGCTCTTATTACTCGTTGATAAATATGCTATGCtaataaatcatagaaactgAAACCAAACAATGTTGCAAAAATAAATTAGTCGCAGGATCCAAACGTACTTAATCTGGATATTATAAGGGCCCTTATCTTGTGCCTCAAGATCCAAGACATCAATTGCAAGTACTTCACCGATCACCAGACATTTCACTAGTACCCTTTTCTTCTtgcccttctcctccttgctgtACAAAAAGGCGTAACAGTTCTCCATGCTGTTCCAACCATCAATACCCACCTCCTCATCACCTGTAATTAAGAAAATTACAGATCGAAAACTCAAAACTGACTTCTGAATTAGGGGTAGCGCCTTAATCATAGAAACGCAAGCAGACTTATAAGCATGAATTCCCCATTGTCTAGCAATTTTAAAAACTCTGACTACTCATGGCTTATCCCTCTACTTCGCTAAGACTTAACCTGCTATCACCAGATAGGACTCCATTGAGCTCTTTGCAAGGAATTGAACCAATTACAGACAATACATATAAACTCTCTACAAGCAACGTGTTCATCAGATTCAGGACAAAGAAGTGAATCTGGGATTCTGGGACCAAATATCATATTCTCCGCTACAAGTTCATTACATCGCGCCATAAAACCTAGACAACCAATGAGGTACTACCCATACGTCAAATCTGACCATTACTTATCGAATGAATCAACCAAACACGTCCAACAGAGTGAACAGACCAGCCCAAATGTGAACCCTAATGTTTTTGGGGTCCGGTAACCTAACCAACAGACGAAGTCTCAAAACAGGGGAGCCAGGGGGGAGCGCACGCACCTGAGGGCGAGGGGTCGGCGAGCACGGCAGGGCCGACGGCGCAGAGCGAGTACCCGGCGGCGAGGAAGGTGGCGTGGGCGGCGAATGCGACGCCGTCGTGGGCGCCGCGGAGGGCCGGGCGCGCCGCCCTCACGACGGCCATCGCCGCGGCGTCGGTCACCATCGTGCCGCTGCGGCGCTGTGGCGGGGGCTCGGGATCGACGTCGTGGCCGGAGAAGGAGCGGGAGAGGGGAAGCCTAGGCGGCGATCGGTGGGTTTGGGGTCTTCGGGTGTTTGGGGAGAAGTCAAAAGTCACGCCGCGCCGCTCTAGTACTCGGCGCGCCTTTGTCCCATCTGACCTGACAGATGGGCTT
Above is a genomic segment from Miscanthus floridulus cultivar M001 chromosome 3, ASM1932011v1, whole genome shotgun sequence containing:
- the LOC136546915 gene encoding uncharacterized protein At5g01610-like, with product MAKLPRLPCPPIPALALVCVLLLHAAPRPALSSRAAPSDGVSFAGAGNSIHQLLKDHGLPGGLLPRGVESYTLDESTGLLEARLSAPCYATYDNGDLAYFDNVVRGNLSKGALRGVEGLSQEELFVWLPVKGILVQDQEPGVILFDIGLAHKSLSRSLFEDPPDCKPSAAAGMSAAAAARWKDRRGVTGLRLRREVAEDSEEHQEQR
- the LOC136546916 gene encoding probable proteasome inhibitor; translation: MVTDAAAMAVVRAARPALRGAHDGVAFAAHATFLAAGYSLCAVGPAVLADPSPSGDEEVGIDGWNSMENCYAFLYSKEEKGKKKRVLVKCLVIGEVLAIDVLDLEAQDKGPYNIQINVKDFFVEEQPKNYGDMYKNFASFIETVNSNVLCKLDGDTAAAEAAKSAAAKNSDAERSSSIQSSEDPGPRTADPSGLIYPPIAPLGSDDLYPGSGAGFYPHSGIGSGGSMHVGPNDPRFFPSNPFNAPFGGPGSVPPGGRYDPIGPPGVPGFEPSSFVRRPRRPPGGSTHPDLEFFQQGPDF